The window GACGGCCGTCGGCCCCGGCGACCTGATCGCGCTGTACACCGACGGGCTGACGGAGGCGCGCCGCGCGGACGGCGAACAGTTCGGCGAGCCGCGCCTGGCTGCGGCCGTTACGGCGGCGCGGGACGGGACCGCGGAGGACATCGCCGACGCGGTGATGCGCGCCGTCGCGGACTGGGCGGGCACGGGCCCGCGCGATGACCGCGCGCTCGCGGTAGTGCGCCTGCTTCCGGTCGAGGCGCAGGCCGCGGCGGGACCGGCGGGCCGGACCACCACGGTCGTCCCGTAGCGGCTCAGCGCGGTCCCGCCAGCAGCAGCGCGGCGGCGACCAACAACCCCGTGCGCTGGTGCAGCTTGGCTGTGCCGCGGAGCGCCTCGGTCAGCACGACCGGATCGGTGTCGCGGCCGACGCGCCGGCAAAGCGCCGCGGCCGCCGGCGCCGTGAGGAGACCGGCCAGCGCGAGCGGCGGCAGCCCCCGAAAAACCACCGCCGCGGCAATCGCGGCGTAGGCCGTCCCCACGAGCGCGATGTACTCCGCACGCGTCGCGCGTTCGCCGATCAGGGTGGCGAACGTGCGCTTCCCGCTCCGGCCGTCGGCGTCCAGGTCGCGCAGGTTGTTGACGACCAGCACCGCCGTCACGAGCGCGGCCATCGGCAGCGAGACCCACCAGGCGCCGGCGCCGAGGGCGCGGACCTGCACGAAATATGCCCCCAACACGATCACGGGGCCCATGAAGATGAAGACGACCAGGTCCCCGAGTCCGATGTAGCCTAGGGGCAGCGGGCCGCCGGTATACGCGTAGCCGGCGAGCACGCTCAGGATCCCGGCCACGAGCACCGGCCATCCGGCGACGGCGACGAGGCAAAGGCCGAGCGCGCTGCCGGCCGCGAACAGCGCCAGGCCGCCGGCGAGCACCGCGCCGGGGGCCAGCAGACCGTGCTGGATGAGACCGCCCGGGCCGACCGACGCGCCGTTGTCGACGCCGCGCGCGAAGTCGTAGTAGTCGTTGACCATGTTGGTGCCGGCCTGGATGGCGACGGCCCCGCCGAGCGCGGCGAGGAAGATCAATGGATCGAAGTGCCCGTCCCGCGCGGCCGCGGCGGTCCCCGCAACCACCGGCGTGACCGAGGCGGTCAGCGAGTAGGGCCGCGTCGCGCGCCACCACAGCGCGAGGCGCCCCGGCGTCGGTGACACGACGGCCGGCGTGGAAGACATGGTGGGCGGCCGCTTGTCGGCCGGCGGAGTCACGCCCGCCAGGGCAGCACCCGCCGCTCCAGCCAATCGAGCGCGGCGGTGGCGATCCAGCCGAGCGCCGCGGTCACGAGCAGCCCGGCAAACATCACGTCGATCGCGAAGATCTGGTACGCGCGCCAAATCAGGTGGCCGATGCCGGCGTCCGAGCCGAGCAGCTCGGCGCCGACGATCACGATCAACGCGAACCCCATGCCGAGCTTGAGCCCCGTGAAGATCGACGGCAGCGCCCCCGGGAGCGCCACGGTCGCAAACACCGCGGATCCGCGCGCGCCGTACGCGCGCGCGATGCGCATGTAGGCCTCGTCGAGACCGAGGACGCCGGCCATGGTGTTGAGCAGCACGAGGAAGAAGATGCTGAGCGCGACGATGCTGAGCTTCGACGCCTCGCCGATGCCGAGATAGAAAATGATCAGCGGGTAGACGGCGATCTTGGGGATCGGATAGATGGCCGAGACGAGCGGCATGAGGGCGGCGCGCACGGACCGGCTCAGGCCCATCGACAGGCCGACGGCGACCGCCGGCACGGCGCCGAGGAGGAAGCCGAGCACGATGCGCTGCACGCTCACGGCCACGTTGTAGGGCAGTTCGCCGGTCCGCGTCATGGCGGCGACCGTTCCCAGCACCGTGCTCGGCGCCGGGACGTAGCGGGCGTCGAGCACGCCGGCGCGGCTCAGGCCTTCCCAG of the bacterium genome contains:
- the menA gene encoding 1,4-dihydroxy-2-naphthoate octaprenyltransferase, with protein sequence MSSTPAVVSPTPGRLALWWRATRPYSLTASVTPVVAGTAAAARDGHFDPLIFLAALGGAVAIQAGTNMVNDYYDFARGVDNGASVGPGGLIQHGLLAPGAVLAGGLALFAAGSALGLCLVAVAGWPVLVAGILSVLAGYAYTGGPLPLGYIGLGDLVVFIFMGPVIVLGAYFVQVRALGAGAWWVSLPMAALVTAVLVVNNLRDLDADGRSGKRTFATLIGERATRAEYIALVGTAYAAIAAAVVFRGLPPLALAGLLTAPAAAALCRRVGRDTDPVVLTEALRGTAKLHQRTGLLVAAALLLAGPR
- a CDS encoding ABC transporter permease, with the protein product MKGRAADRVLAVLSPIALLALWEGLSRAGVLDARYVPAPSTVLGTVAAMTRTGELPYNVAVSVQRIVLGFLLGAVPAVAVGLSMGLSRSVRAALMPLVSAIYPIPKIAVYPLIIFYLGIGEASKLSIVALSIFFLVLLNTMAGVLGLDEAYMRIARAYGARGSAVFATVALPGALPSIFTGLKLGMGFALIVIVGAELLGSDAGIGHLIWRAYQIFAIDVMFAGLLVTAALGWIATAALDWLERRVLPWRA